The stretch of DNA GCAGCTGGTCCGGCTGCCGTACCACCTCTCGGCGGTCACGCAGGCGACGGCACTGGCCGCCCTGGAACACACCGACACGCTGCTGGGCTATGTCGAGCAGCTGAAGACCGAGCGGGACCGGCTGGTCGGCGAACTGCGCGCGATCGGCTACGACGTGACCGAGTCGGACGCCAACTTCATCCAGTTCGGGCGGTTCGAGGACGCCCACACCGCCTGGCGGCGGATCCTGGACCGGGGCGTCCTGGTCCGGGACAACGGCGTACCCGGATGGCTGCGGGTCACCGCGGGAACGCCGAAGGAGAACGACGCGTTCCTCGACGCGGTACGGGAACTGAAGAAGGAACAGGAGCAGAGCGGATGACTCGCGAGGGACGCATCGGAAGGGTCGAGCGCACCACCAAGGAGACCTCGGTCCTGGTCGAGATCGACCTCGACGGCACCGGCAGGACCGACATCGCCACCGGCGTCGGCTTCTACGACCACATGCTCGACCAGCTCGGCCGGCACGGTCTGTTCGACCTGACCGTGAAGACGGACGGCGACCTGCACATCGACTCCCACCACACCATCGAGGACACCGCCCTCGCGCTGGGCGCCGCCTTCAAGCAGGCGCTCGGCGACAAGGTGGGCATCTACCGCTTCGGCAACTGCACGGTCCCGCTGGACGAGTCCCTCGCCCAGGTCACCGTCGACCTGTCCGGCCGCCCGTACCTCGTGCACACCGAGCCCGAGAACATGGCGCCGATGATCGGCGAGTACGACACCACGATGACCCGCCACATCCTGGAGTCCTTCGTCGCCCAGGCGCAGATCGCGCTGCACGTGCACGTGCCCTACGGGCGCAACGCGCACCACATCGTGGAGTGCCAGTTCAAGGCCCTGGCCCGGGCGCTGCGGTACGCGTCCGAGCGCGACCCGCGCGCGGCCGGCATCATCCCCTCCACGAAGGGCGCGCTGTGACCGGTCTGTCCACCTTGCTGATCGTCGTCGGCCTGTTCCTGCTCGGCGGCATCATCTCCTTCGTCAAGCAGCAGATGCCGAAGAGCCTCATCGTGCTGCTGTCCATCGGCGCGGCGATGTGCCTCGTCGCGGGCGTGATGCGGCTGGAGGTGTGGAATTGAGCACCGGCGCGAAAAGGGTGGTGGTCTTCGACTACGGCTTCGGCAACGTCCGCTCCGCCGAGCGGGCCCTCGCCCGCGCGGGAGCCGACGTCGAGATCACCCGCGACTACGACGCGGCGATGAACGCCGACGGTCTGCTGGTGCCGGGTGTGGGTGCGTTCGCCGCCTGCATGCGGGGCCTGAAGGACGTGCGCGGCGACTGGATCATCGACCGCCGGCTGTCCGGCGGGCGCCCGGTGATGGGCATCTGCGTCGGTATGCAGGTCCTCTTCGCGCGCGGCATCGAGCACGGGGTGGAGGCCGAGGGCCTGGACGAGTGGCCCGGCACGGTCGAGCCGCTCCAGGCGGACATCGTGCCCCACATGGGCTGGAACACCGTTCAGGCGCCGGCCGGCTCGGAGCTGTTCGCCGGCCTGGACGCGGACGCCCGCTTCTACTTCGTGCACTCCTACGCCGTCCACGACTGGCGGCTGGAAACCCACAACCCGGTGCTGAACGCCCCCAAGGTGACCTGGGCGACGCACGGCAAGCCCTTCGTGGCCGCCGTGGAGAACGACGCCCTGTGGGCCACCCAGTTCCACCCCGAGAAGTCCGGCGACGCCGGAGCGCAGCTGCTCACCAACTGGATCGGAACCCTGTAGAGACATGGCCAAGCTCGAACTCCTCCCCGCCGTCGACGTCCGCGACGGCCAGGCCGTGCGCCTCGTGCACGGCGAGTCCGGCACGGAGACCTCGTACGGCTCTCCACTGGAGGCCGCCCTGGCCTGGCAGCGCGCGGGCGCCGAGTGGTTGCACCTGGTGGACCTGGACGCCGCGTTCGGCACCGGCGACAACCGCGAGCTGATCTCCGAGGTCGCCAAGGCCATGGACATCAAGGTGGAGCTGTCCGGCGGCATCCGCGACGACGACACCCTCGCCGCCGCCCTGGCCACCGGCTGCACCCGCGTGAACCTCGGCACCGCCGCCCTGGAGTCCCCCGAGTGGGTCGCCGAGGTCATCGCCCGGCACGGCGACAGGATCGCGGTCGGCCTGGACGTACGGGGCACCACACTGCGCGGCCGCGGCTGGACCCGCGACGGCGGCGACCTGTACGAGACGCTGGAGCGCCTCGACAAGGAGGGCTGCGCGCGCTACGTCGTCACCGACATCGCCAAGGACGGCACCCTTCAGGGCCCCAACCTGGAGCTGCTGAAGAACGTCTGCGCGGCGACCGCCCGCCCGGTGGTGGCGTCGGGCGGTGTCTCCTCGCTCGACGACCTGCGGGCGCTCGCCGGCCTCGTGCCGCTCGGTGTCGAGGGCGCCATCGTCGGGAAGGCCCTGTATGCGAAGGCGTTCACCCTGGAAGAGGCCTTGGAGGCAGTGGCGTCATGACGTCGGAAGCCGTACGGCGCGTGCAGAGCGGAAGTCCTTGGGAAGAGACATTCGGTTACGCGGGCGCCGTAGCGGCGGGCGACCGGGTCCTGGTGGCCGGCATGACGGCCTTCAAGGGCCTTGTGCTGTACGGGGAGGGCGATCCGTACGAGCAGGCGAAGGTCGCGCTCACCAGCGCGCTGGAAGCGCTCGCCGAGTTCGGGCTGGGCCCCGGGGCGGTGGTCCGGACCCGGATGTACCTGACGCATCTGCGGGACGTGGACGAGGTGGGCAGGGCCCACAAGGAACTGTTCGACCTGGTGCGTCCGGTCTCGACCCTGCTGGTGGTCGAGGGCTTCGTGGATCCGCGCATCCTGGTCGAGATCGAGCTAGAGGCATACAGAGGAGCCGTGGATTCATGACCCTGGCGGTCCGAGTCATCCCCTGCCTGGACGTGGACGGCGGCCGGGTGGTCAAGGGCGTCAACTTCCAGAACCTGCGTGACGCCGGCGACCCCGTCGAGATGGCCAAGGTGTACGACTCCGAGGGCGCCGACGAGTTGACGTTCCTGGACATCACCGCGTCCTCGGGCGACCGGGAGACGACGTACGACGTGGTGCGCCGTACCGCCGAGCAGGTGTTCATCCCGCTGACGGTGGGCGGCGGCGTCCGCACCACCGAGGACGTGGACAAGCTGCTGCGGGCGGGCGCGGACAAGGTGGGCGTCAACACAGCCGCGATCGCCCGCCCGGACCTGATCCGGGAGATCGCCGAGCGTTTCGGCCGCCAGGTGCTGGTCCTGTCGGTGGACGCCCGCCGCACTCCCTCCGGGAGCTTCGAGGTGACCACCCACGGCGGCCGCCGGGGCACCGGCATCGACGCGGTGGAGTGGGCGCACCGGGCGGCGGAGCTGGGCGCGGGCGAGATCCTGCTCAACTCGATGGACGCGGACGGCACGAAAGACGGCTACGACCTGGAGATGATCGCGGCCGTCCGCAGGCACGTGACGGTACCGGTGATCGCCTCGGGCGGCGCCGGCAAGCTCGCCGACTTCCCTCCGGCCGTCACAGCGGGCGCGGACGCGGTCCTGGCCGCCTCGGTCTTCCACTTCGGCGATCTGCGCATCGGCCAGGTCAAGGAGGCACTGCGCGGGGCGGGACACCCCGTTCGGTAGCCCGAGGCAGCGCATGGCCCCGGTCGCCCCGAAGCGGCCGGGGCCTTTTCGTGCCGATACGCGAAAGAGAAGTTGCGCAATTCTTGTTGTGCAACTTTCCTTTCGTATCTAGGGTGGGTGCATGCCACGCGAGGAGAACCGGAAAGTCACTGATCTGGGCACGCTCAAGGCGCTCGCCCATCCGTTGCGCATGAAGCTCTACCGGCTGCTGTTCGTGGCCGAGGCGGCGACCGCCTCACACCTGGCCGAGCAGGTGGACGAAGCCGTGTCCCTGGTCAGCTACCACCTGCGCAAGCTCGCCGAGCACGGTCTGATCGAGGCGGCCGAGCCGCGCAGCGGGGACGCGCGGGAACGCTGGTGGCAGCCGGCCTCGGACGGCGTCTCCATCCGTGACGAGGACTTCCGGGACGCGCCGGAGAAGGTGACGGCGCACCTCGCGGCCTCCCGGCTCTTCCTGGAGCAGCGCGTCGAGATGTACCGCACCTACCTCGACGAGCGCCTCCACTGGGGGCGGGAGTGGAACGACGCCGCGTTCGACTCGGAGTCGCTGCTGCGGCTGACGGCCGCCGAACTGGCCGAGCTCAAGAAGGACGTGCACGACCTGCTGACGAAGTACGACGAGCAGGGCCGGGCCCGCGAGGCGGCCGGCGACACCGAAGGGCGCGAACACGTCGCGCTGCACACGTACGCCTTCCCGTTCCGCGTCTGAGAGAGGTCACTGCCTTGACCACCGCGTCTGCGATATCCGCCGGCGAACGTGCCGCCGAGCGCCCCGCCCACCGCGACGGCAACGTCCTGCGCTGGCTCGCCGCCTACACCGCCTCGATGATGGGCGACAACGTCTACTACCTCGCCCTGTCCTGGGCGGCCATCCGTGCCGGGTCGCCCGCGCAGGCCGGGGTGGTGATGGCGGTCGGCGCGCTGCCCAGGGCGCTGCTGATGCTGGGCGGGGGAGTGATCGCCGACCGGCTCGGGCCGCGGAGGGTGGTGATCGGCAGCGACGCCGTACGCTGCGTCGCCGTCCTGGCGGTGGCCGCCCTGCTGTGGCTCGCCAGCCCCGGCCTGTGGCTGCTGGCCCTGCTCGCCCTGGTCTTCGGCACCGTGGATGCCGTGTTCATGCCCGCGGTGGGCGCCCTGCCCGCGCGGGTGACGAGCCGGGACCAGCTCGCGCGCGTGCAGGGCATGCGGGGGCTGGCGATCCGGTTCGCGAGCGTCGTCGGCGCGCCGCTCGGCGGCCTCGGCGTCGCACTCGGCGGCGCCGCGGCGGCGTTCGGGTGCGCCGGACTGCTGATCGCCGTGTCCCTGCCACTGCTGCTCTCCGTACGGATCCGGGACCTGCCGCAGGACGACACCGCCGACGCCGCCGACAGGACCCCCTGGCGCGACCTGGTGGCGGGCCTGCGCTACATCCGCCGCCACCGTGTCCTCGGCCCGCTGATGCTGGCCATCGCCTTCGGCGACCTCGGCTTCGTCGCCCCGCTCAACGTGGGCCTGGCCCTGCTGGCCGACCAGCGCGGCTGGGGCGCCTCCGGGATGGGCTGGGTACTGGCGGGATTCGGCACCGGGGCGGGTGCGGCCTCCCTGCTGCTGGCGGTGCGCGGCCGGCTGCCGCACGCCGGACACGTGGCCGCGTACATGATCCTGGCCGGCTCCGTGGCCATCGGCGCCCTCGCCTTCGTCCCGAGCGTCGTCGCCGCCGCCTCGGTGGCCGTACTGATCGGCCTCCTCGTCGGACTCAGCGGCGCCCTGTGCGGCGCACTGCTGCAGACCCAGACCGATCCGGCCTACCTCGGGCGGGTCACCGCCGTGGGCGGCCTGATCAGCCTCGGCTTCGCCCCGCTCAGCATGCCGCTGTCGGCCGCCGCGATCGGGGCCTGGGGGACCGGCCCGGTGTTCGTCGTCAGCGCGGCGGTGTGCGGTCTGGGCGGGGTCGTGGCCCTGGCCGCCCCCCGCCTGCGCCGCGCCGAACTGCCCCACTGACCCCGCCGAAGCGGCGCGGCGGGGTTCAGAGCCCCAACTGCTTGGTCTCCGACAGCTTCGTGATCGCGTCCTGGTCGCCGACCGTCTCGACCCGGGCCGTGCCCTGCCGGCCGAACGCGAACAGCAGCAGCTCCGACGGCTCGCCCGTCACCGTCACCACCGGCGTGCCCCGGTGCGCCACGGCCGTCCGGCCGTCCGGGCGGCGCAGGACCAGGCCGGTGGGGATGCCCCGGCCCAGCAGCCGGGCGGTGCGCTCCAGCCGGGACCACAGGGTCTCCTGGAAGACCGGGTCGAGCTCGCGCGGCGTCCAGTCGGGCTGGGCGCGGCGCACGTCCTCGGTGTGGACGTAGAACTCGACGGTGTTGGCCGCCTCGTCGATCTGCTTGAGCTGGAAGGGTGAGAAACGGGGCGGGCCGGTACGGATCAGCTGGATCAGCTCCTCGTACGGCTTCGCCGCGTACTCCTCCATCACTTTCTGGAGGCGGGGCGCCAGCGGCTTGATCAGCACGCCCCCGGCCGCGTCGGGACGCCGCTCGCGCACCACCACGTGCGCCGCCAGATCCCGGGTGAGCCACCCCTCGCAGAGGGTGGGCGCCTCAGGGCCGGCGGTCTCCAAGAGATCGGCGAGAAGGAGCCGTTCACGCTTGGCAAAGGTCGACATGTGGTCAGCCTACGACCACGCAGCGAGTCCGCCCACCCGTCGACCGGCCACCCCAGGCGCCGAGCCGACCGAGGGACCGGCGCCCGAAAAGCCCCGTCGCGCCGGGGCGCTCAGCCAGTGGAACGCCGCCCCGGACGCCGGTCCCGCGCGGCACAATGGCACCCATGACCAGCACGCCCGGTACGCCCACGCCCAGCAGCCTCGACCAGGAGATCGCGCGCCGCCTCAAGCGCAGCGCCGACGGGCTCCTGCCCGCCATCGCCCAGCAGTACGACACCGGCGAGGTACTGATGCTCGGCTGGATGGACGACGAGGCGCTGCACCGCACGCTGACCACCGGCCGCTGCACCTACTGGTCGCGCAGCCGCCGGGAGTACTGGGTCAAGGGCGACACCTCCGGGCACGTGCAGCACGTCAAGTCCGTCGCCCTGGACTGCGACGCCGACACCGTGCTGGTCAAGGTCGACCAGGTGGGCGCCGCCTGCCACACCGGCGACCGCACCTGCTTCGACGCCGACGTCCTGCTGAAGGACGCAGGTTCCGGCGCGCCGGCCGAAGGTCAGTAAGGTCAGCCGCCATGGATCTCGAGACGTTCCGCAAGCTCGCCACCGACCGCCGCGTCATCCCGGTCACCCGCAAGCTCCTCGCCGACGGCGACACCCCGGTCGGGCTCTACCGCAAGCTCGCCGCCGAGCGCCCCGGCACCTTCCTGCTGGAGTCCGCGGAGAACGGCAGTACGGCGTACACCTGGTCCCGGTACTCCTTCGTGGGCGTCCGCAGCGACGCCACCCTCACCGAGCGCGGCGGCCAGGCCCACTGGCTCGGCGCCCCGCCCGTCGGCGTCCCCGCCGAGGGCGACCCGCTCGCGGCCCTGCGCACCACCGTCGAGACCCTGCACACCCCCCGCGACCTGGCCCACGACCTGGGCCTGCCGCCCTTCACCGGAGGCATGGTCGGTTACCTCGGCTACGACATCGTGCGCCGCCTGGAGAAGATCGGCCCCGGCGAGCGCGACGACCTGCGGCTGCCCGAGCTGACCATGCTGCTCACCTCCGATCTCGCGGTCCTCGACCACTGGGACGGCACGGTCCTGCTGATCGCCAACGCGATCAACCACAACGACCTGGACACCGGCGTCGACGAGGCGTACGCCGACGCCGTGGCACGCCTGGACGCCATGGAGGCGGACCTGTCCCGCCCGGTCGTCCAGCCGCCCGCCGCGCTGCCGCCCTCCGAACTGCCCGAGTACACCGCGCTGTGGGGCGGCGAGGACTTCCAGGCGGCCGTGGAGGACGTCAAGGAGCGCATCCGCGCGGGCGAGGCCTTCCAGGTCGTCCCCTCCCAGCGCTTCGAAACGCCGTGCACGGCGAGCGCACTGGACGTCTACCGGGTGCTCAGGGCCACCAACCCCTCGCCGTACATGTACCTGTTCCGGTTCCCCTGCGGGGATGGAGACGCCTTCGACGTCGTCGGGTCCAGCCCGGAAGCCCTGGTGAAGGTCGAGGACGGGCGGGCCATGGTCCACCCCATCGCCGGCACCCGGCCGCGCGGCGCCACCCCGCAGCAGGACCAGGCCCTCGCCGAGGAACTGCTCGCCGACCCCAAGGAACGCGCCGAGCACCTGATGCTCGTCGACCTCGGGCGCAACGACCTGGGCCGGGTCTGCGAGCCGGGCTCCGTCGAGGTCGTCGACTTCATGTCCGTCGAGCGGTACTCGCACGTCATGCACATCGTCTCCACCGTGACCGGACGGGTCGCGGCGGGCCGCACCGCCTTCGACGTGCTGACCGCCTGCTTCCCGGCCGGCACCCTCTCGGGCGCGCCGAAGCCGCGGGCCATGCAGATCATCGACGAACTCGAGCCGTCCCGGCGGGGGTTGTACGGCGGCTGCGTGGGCTACCTGGACTTCGCCGGCGACTCCGACACCGCCATCGCCATCCGCACCGCACTGCTGCGCGACGGCACCGCCTACGTCCAGGCGGGCGCCGGCATCGTCGCCGACTCCGACCCGGTGGCCGAGGACACCGAGTGCCGCAACAAGGCGGCGGCCGTGCTGCGGGCGGTGCACACCGCGAACCGGCTGGGACGGTAGGGCGTTTCTCACGTCCGGCACATGAACCCCGGATGACACGGCGCCCGCGGTCCGAGCGATAGTGGAGTACGTGACTGCCCTACCTCACCCCCGTTCCGAAGCCGCCGCACCCGCCCGGTCCGGCCGCCGCAGCCTCGCCGTCGCCCTGCTGTGCGGCGCGCTCGGCGCGGCCGTGGCGCTGCTCGCCACCCGGCAGCGATGGGCGGAGGGCACCGCGACGGTGGCCGGCGGCGCCTTCCCGCTGACCGCCAGGGGCAGCGAGGTCACGGGCGTGCCCGCGGCGCTGGCCATAGTGGGCCTGGCCGCGCTCGTCGCCGTCTTCGCCGTCCGCCGCTCCGGCCGCGTCCTGGTCGCCGTGCTGCTCGCGCTCTCCGGCGCGGGCACGGTCGCCGCCGCCCTGCTCGGCGCCGACGACGGCGGCGCCCTCGACGAGAAGGCCGCCCAGGTCTCCGGCGACACCGCCGCGACCGCCGCCGCGCTCAGCCACACCGGCTGGCCCTACGTCGCGGCCGTCGGCGGGGCGCTGCTGCTCCTGGCCGGCCTGCTCGCTCTGCGCTACGGCCGCCTGTGGCCGGCCATGTCCGGCCGCTACGAACGCTCCGGCGCCCCCCGCACCCGCGCGACCCGCCCGGTCGACCCCGACCGCCCCGAGGACCTGTGGAAGGCCCTCGACCGGGGCGAGGACCCGACCGGCTCCGGACCCGCCTGACCGCCGCCCGGCCGGGGCGCGCTTCGCGCCGTGCCCGGACGGCGGTCGCGAGGAGCCACCCCCGCTCACGTCGGGTGCACGGGTACGGGACAATGGAGCCGAGCGTCCGGCTCAGACAAGAACACAGCAACGAGGAGCAAGTCATGGCGGGCAGCAGCCACGGTCACACCCCGGCCGCCTGGACCGGTGTCATCATCGCCTTCATCGGTTTCTGCGTCGCGGGCGCCTTCATGGTGATGGCCCAGCCGGTCGGCTTCTGGGCCGGCATGGGGATCGTGCTGGCCGGCGGCGTCGTCGGCGGCATCATGCGCATGATGGGCCTCGGCCAGAAGAACGAGCACCCGGTGCACCAGGTCGGCCCGCGCGAGCCGGCCCGCGCCGAGAGCTGAGGCCCGCACGGGGCGGACCCGTACCACTCGACAGCCCAGGGGGCGGCCCGGTGCCGCCCCTCGCGCGTGTGTGACCGGTCCGGGGCAGAATGCGAGGCGTGAATCCCGACAGCCGGAGGGTGACGCACGGCCGGACGCCCATACCCCGCCCGCGGCGCACCCAGGTCGCCACCGCCGTTTCCCCGCACGCCACGGCCGTGCTCAGGCGGCTCGCGGTCCCGGCCGGGGTCCTGACCGCCGTCGTCGGCGCCTTCGCCTACGTCGGGGCCGTGGACCCCAACCAGCCCGGCCACTACCCGGTCTGCCCCCTGCTGCGCTACGCCGGTCTCTACTGCCCCGGCTGCGGCGGGCTGCGCAGCGCCCACGCCTTCGTCCACGGCGACTTCGTGACGGCCCTGCACGACAACGCCCTGGCCGCCGTGGGCTATCCGGTCTTCGCCGTGGTGTGGACGCTGTGGGTCCTGCGCGCCGTGCGCGGGCGGCCGCCGCGCCTCGTACTCGGGACGGCGCACCTGTGGAGCCTCGGCGCCCTGCTGCTGGTGTTCACCGTTGTCCGGAACCTGCCGTTCGGTGGCTGGCTCCATCCTTGATCGGGCCCGGTATGTCCAGGTAGTGGGACCGCCGTCCACCGGATGCGAGGTCGGCGCCCGCCTCCGGATACCATCGCAGTAACCACCGGTTCCACCCGCCTGATCGGTTCGCGGCGGACCGCCGGAGGCCGTTCGACCCGCTGGAACAGTCCACCGTCTGGAAGGGGGCCGCTCGCGTGAGTGTGCTCGACGAGATCATCGACGGAGTCCGTGCCGACCTTTCGGAGCGGCAGGCGCGCGTCAGCCTCGACGAGCTCAAGGAGCGCGCGGCGAAGGCACCCGCGGCCAAGGACGGGGCCGCCGCGCTGCGCGGCGACGGCGTCAAGGTGATCTGCGAGGTCAAGCGCTCCAGCCCGTCCAAGGGCGCACTGGCCGCGATCGCCGACCCGGCCGGGCTCGCCGCGGACTACGAGGCGGGCGGCGCCTCCGTCATCTCGGTGCTGACCGAGCAGCGCCGCTTCGGCGGCTCGCTGGCCGACCTGGAGGCGGTCCGCGCGCGCGTGGACATCCCGGTCCTGCGCAAGGACTTCATCGTCACCTCGTACCAGCTGTGGGAGGCCCGGGCCTACGGCGCCGACCTCGCCCTGCTGATCGTCGCCGCCCTGGACCAGCCGGCCCTGGAGTCGCTGATCGAGCGCGCGGTGTCCATCGGACTCACCCCGCTCGTCGAGGTCCACGACGAGGAGGAGGTCGAGCGCGCGGTGGACGCGGGCGCCAAGGTGATCGGCGTCAACGCGCGCAACCTGAAGACGCTCGAGGTCGACCGCGACACCTTCGAGCGGGTGGCCCCGGAGATCCCGGACGGTCTCGTCAAGATCGCCGAGTCCGGCGTGCGCGGCCCGCACGACCTCATCGCCTACGCCAACGCCGGCGCCGACGCGGTCCTGGTCGGCGAGTCCCTCGTCACCGGCCGCGACCCGAAGACGGCGGTCGCCGACCTGGTGGCGGCCGGGGCGCACCCGGCGCTGCGGCACGGGCGGAGCTGAGCGAGCCGCTCACCCGAGTGGCCGTACGCCGGTAGAGTGTGCCCCGATGACCCTCCCGATCGCCGAACCCTTCCGGGACCCGTACGCCCGCCTCGCGCGCGGCTGCCGGCCCCGTGGCTGCCGCGCGCCCGCACGCCGTGTGCACGGCCGCAGGGTGCGGTACGTCATCGGTGACGAACCGGGCCAGGTCAACGGCATGCGATGGCGTCGCCCGCGTGCGCGCCACCAGCGGTGAGCTGAGCCGCGTCGTCCGGCCCCGGGCCGGTCGCCCCGTCTCCGCCGCTCCCGGCCCGTGCCGCCGTACCGCGACCGCGGTCCGCCCGCCGGCCGAGTGGCCCGCCCGCTGACGCCCGTGCCCGCACACCCGGAGCACGGCACGCGCACGCGACCACCGTGACCCTCAGACCCACCGATCCCGGGGCAGACGCCCCTGTGAGGTATCCGCATGCCCAGCGAGTTCTTCATTCCCGACCCGGAGGGCCAGGTGCCGAGCGCCGAGGGCTACTTCGGCGCGTTCGGCGGCAAGTTCATCCCGGAGGCGCTCGTCGCCGCCGTGGACGAGGTCGCCGTCGAGTACGACAAGGCCAAGGCCGACCCCGAGTTCGCCCGCGAGCTCGACGACCTGCTCGCCCACTACACCGGCCGCCCCAGCGCCCTCACCGAGGTGCCCCGTTTCGCCGAGCACGCCGGCGGCGCCCGCGTGTTCCTCAAGCGCGAGGACCTCAACCACACCGGCTCCCACAAGATCAACAACGTGCTCGGCCAGGCCCTGCTCACCAAGCGGATGGGCAAGACCCGGGTGATCGCCGAGACCGGCGCAGGACAGCACGGCGTCGCCACCGCCACCGCCTGCGCGCTCTTCGGTCTCCAGTGCACGATCTACATGGGTGAGATCGACACGGAGCGGCAGGCCCTGAACGTGGCCCGGATGCGCATGCTCGGCGCCGAGGTCGTCGCCGTGAAGTCCGGCAGCCGCACCCTGAAGGACGCCATCAACGAGGCGTTCCGCGACTGGGTCGCCAACGTCGACCACACCCACTACCTGTTCGGGACGGTCGCAGGACCGCACCCCTTCCCGGCCATGGTCCGCGACTTCCACCGGGTCATCGGCGTCGAGGCGCGCCGCCAGCTGCTGGAGCGCGCCGGGCGCCTGCCCGACGCGGCCGTCGCCTGTGTCGGCGGCGGTTCCAACGCCATCGGCCTCTTCCACGCCTTCATCCCGGACACCGGCGTCCGCCTCATCGGGTGCGAGCCCGCCGGGCACGGCATCGAGAGCGGCGAGCACGCGGCCACCCTGACCGCGGGCGAGCCCGGCATCCTGCACGGCTCCCGCTCCTACGTCCTCCAGGACGACGAGGGCCAGATCACCGAGCCGTACTCCATCTCCGCCGGCCTCGACTACCCGGGCATCGGCCCCGAGCACTCCTACCTCAAGGACTCCGGCCGCGGCGAGTACCGCGCGATCACCGACGACGCGGCCATGCAGGCGCTGCGCCTGCTGTCGCGGACCGAGGGCATCATCCCGGCGATCGAGAGCGCGCACGCGCTGGCCGGCGCCCTGGAAGTGGGCCGGGAACTGGGCGAGGACGGATTGATCGTGGTCAACCTCTCCGGCCGCGGCGACAAGGACATGGACACCGCCGCCCGCTACTTCGGCCTGTACGACACCGACGCCGAGGTGGCCGCCGACGAAGCCGACACCGCCGAGATCGAGGGGGACGCCAAGTGAGCGGGACTGCATCGACCGGTGGACAGGGCCGGCTGCTGGCCGACACCCTGGCCGCCGCCAAGGCGGAGGGCCGGTCCGCTCTCATCGCCTACCTGCCGGCCGGGTTCCCGACCGTGGACGGCGGCATCGAGGCGATCAAGGCCGTATTCGACGGCGGCGCCGACGTCGTCGAGGTCGGGCTGCCGCACAGCGACCCGGTCCTGGACGGTCCGGTCATCCAGACCGCGGACGACATCGCGCTGCGCGGCGGCGTCAGGATCGCGGACGTGATGCGGACGGTGAAGGAGGCCCACGCGGCCACCGGCAAGCCGGTGCTCGTCATGACGTACTGGAACCCGGTCGACCGCTACGGCGTCGAGCGGTTCACCGCGGAGCTCGCCGAGGCGGGCGGCGCCGGCTGCATCCTGCCGGACCTGCCGGTCCAGGAGTCGGCCCTGTGGCGGGAGCACGCCGAGAAGCACGGCCTGGCGACGGTGTTCGTCGTCGCGCCCAGCAGCAGGGACGAGCGGCTCGCCGAGATCACCGCGGCCGGCTCCGGATTCGTCTACGCCGCCTCCCTGATGGGTGTCACCGGCACCCGTGAGTCGGTGGGCACGCAGGCCCAGGACCTGGTGGAACGCACCCGGGCCACCGGTAGCGGCCTGCCCGTCTGCGTCGGCCTCGGCGTCTCCAACCGTGCCCAGGCGGCCGAGGTCGCCGGCTTCGCCGACGGCGTGATCGTCGGTTCGGCCTTCGTCAAGCGGATGCTGCAGGCCCCGGACCCGGCGGCCGGCCTCGAGGCCGTCCGCGCCCTCGCGGGCGAGCTGGCGAGCGGGGTGCGCGGGCAGGCCTGACGGCGGGCCGCGGCACATCCTGCGATCGCCCGAACGGGTGGTCCTGGCACCGGGGAGGC from Streptomyces sp. 6-11-2 encodes:
- the trpC gene encoding indole-3-glycerol phosphate synthase TrpC, with translation MSVLDEIIDGVRADLSERQARVSLDELKERAAKAPAAKDGAAALRGDGVKVICEVKRSSPSKGALAAIADPAGLAADYEAGGASVISVLTEQRRFGGSLADLEAVRARVDIPVLRKDFIVTSYQLWEARAYGADLALLIVAALDQPALESLIERAVSIGLTPLVEVHDEEEVERAVDAGAKVIGVNARNLKTLEVDRDTFERVAPEIPDGLVKIAESGVRGPHDLIAYANAGADAVLVGESLVTGRDPKTAVADLVAAGAHPALRHGRS
- the trpM gene encoding tryptophan biosynthesis modulator TrpM; this translates as MTLPIAEPFRDPYARLARGCRPRGCRAPARRVHGRRVRYVIGDEPGQVNGMRWRRPRARHQR
- a CDS encoding TIGR02234 family membrane protein; this encodes MEYVTALPHPRSEAAAPARSGRRSLAVALLCGALGAAVALLATRQRWAEGTATVAGGAFPLTARGSEVTGVPAALAIVGLAALVAVFAVRRSGRVLVAVLLALSGAGTVAAALLGADDGGALDEKAAQVSGDTAATAAALSHTGWPYVAAVGGALLLLAGLLALRYGRLWPAMSGRYERSGAPRTRATRPVDPDRPEDLWKALDRGEDPTGSGPA
- the trpB gene encoding tryptophan synthase subunit beta, which gives rise to MPSEFFIPDPEGQVPSAEGYFGAFGGKFIPEALVAAVDEVAVEYDKAKADPEFARELDDLLAHYTGRPSALTEVPRFAEHAGGARVFLKREDLNHTGSHKINNVLGQALLTKRMGKTRVIAETGAGQHGVATATACALFGLQCTIYMGEIDTERQALNVARMRMLGAEVVAVKSGSRTLKDAINEAFRDWVANVDHTHYLFGTVAGPHPFPAMVRDFHRVIGVEARRQLLERAGRLPDAAVACVGGGSNAIGLFHAFIPDTGVRLIGCEPAGHGIESGEHAATLTAGEPGILHGSRSYVLQDDEGQITEPYSISAGLDYPGIGPEHSYLKDSGRGEYRAITDDAAMQALRLLSRTEGIIPAIESAHALAGALEVGRELGEDGLIVVNLSGRGDKDMDTAARYFGLYDTDAEVAADEADTAEIEGDAK
- a CDS encoding HGxxPAAW family protein, with translation MAGSSHGHTPAAWTGVIIAFIGFCVAGAFMVMAQPVGFWAGMGIVLAGGVVGGIMRMMGLGQKNEHPVHQVGPREPARAES
- a CDS encoding DUF2752 domain-containing protein, whose protein sequence is MRGVNPDSRRVTHGRTPIPRPRRTQVATAVSPHATAVLRRLAVPAGVLTAVVGAFAYVGAVDPNQPGHYPVCPLLRYAGLYCPGCGGLRSAHAFVHGDFVTALHDNALAAVGYPVFAVVWTLWVLRAVRGRPPRLVLGTAHLWSLGALLLVFTVVRNLPFGGWLHP
- the hisI gene encoding phosphoribosyl-AMP cyclohydrolase, which translates into the protein MTSTPGTPTPSSLDQEIARRLKRSADGLLPAIAQQYDTGEVLMLGWMDDEALHRTLTTGRCTYWSRSRREYWVKGDTSGHVQHVKSVALDCDADTVLVKVDQVGAACHTGDRTCFDADVLLKDAGSGAPAEGQ
- a CDS encoding anthranilate synthase component I, with product MDLETFRKLATDRRVIPVTRKLLADGDTPVGLYRKLAAERPGTFLLESAENGSTAYTWSRYSFVGVRSDATLTERGGQAHWLGAPPVGVPAEGDPLAALRTTVETLHTPRDLAHDLGLPPFTGGMVGYLGYDIVRRLEKIGPGERDDLRLPELTMLLTSDLAVLDHWDGTVLLIANAINHNDLDTGVDEAYADAVARLDAMEADLSRPVVQPPAALPPSELPEYTALWGGEDFQAAVEDVKERIRAGEAFQVVPSQRFETPCTASALDVYRVLRATNPSPYMYLFRFPCGDGDAFDVVGSSPEALVKVEDGRAMVHPIAGTRPRGATPQQDQALAEELLADPKERAEHLMLVDLGRNDLGRVCEPGSVEVVDFMSVERYSHVMHIVSTVTGRVAAGRTAFDVLTACFPAGTLSGAPKPRAMQIIDELEPSRRGLYGGCVGYLDFAGDSDTAIAIRTALLRDGTAYVQAGAGIVADSDPVAEDTECRNKAAAVLRAVHTANRLGR